From the genome of Tsukamurella pulmonis:
GGTGGAGACGACCGCCGACATCCTGGCCGTCGGCGAGGTCGTCGGCACCCCCGTCGATTCCCGCAGGGTCGCCGACGGGCTGCGTGCCGACATGGCCTCGTCCCTACTCGCCCCCGTCTTCAACTCGTTCCCGGCGACGGCCTTCGCGCAGAACGTCGGCCTGGTCGCGCTCACCGGGATCACGAGCCGGTTCGCCGTCGCGGCGGGCGGCGCGATCCTGCTGCTGCTCGGCCTGTCCCCCATGGCAGCGGCGGCGTTCAGCGTGATCCCGGGGCCGGTCCTGGGCGGCGCGGGGATCGTGCTGTTCGGCACCGTCGCCGCGAGCGGCATCCGCACCCTGTCCACGGTCGACTTCCGGGGCAACAACAACCTCATCATCGTCGCGGCATCGCTGGCCTTCGGCCTGATCCCCGTGGTGTCCACCGACTTCTGGCACGCCTTCCCCGCGTGGTTCGTGGTGATCTTCCACTCCGGGATCAGCGCTGCAGCGATCGTGGCTGTCACGCTGAACCTCCTGTTCAACGTCATCCGGCCGAACGCCGGAGCGCGATCGTCCTCCGATCAGGCGTCCGACGGTGCCTCGCCTCTGCCCGCAACGACGGTGCGGGTGAGCGAGGGCGCCTGATCCGGCCGGCCGACGCCCGACGACGCCGCGGCCCGGGCGAGGACCAGCGCGCTCAGGAAGACCGCCAGGGCCTGCCACCCCGTCGACGAGCCGAGCCCCTCCTTCGCCATGAGCAGAGCGGCAGCGCCGGCGGCGCACACCAGCCCGCCCACCAGCGCACCGCGCTCTCCCGAGGCGCCGACGCGCGCGTCCCACCACGGCAACGGCCGGTGCTCGAGCGGCGAGAGCAGGACGAACAGCGCGAGCATCACCACCGCGAAGACCGCGGCGCGCAACGCCATCACCCCCCAGAAGCCGGGCTGGGCCGGATCGACGGCGTCGATGCCGACGGAATGCAGACTGAACGCCGCGACGGCGATGGCGGGGATGTGCCAGAGGTAGAGCGTCATCGCGCCGCCGTTGCCCACGGCCACCGGGTACCAGACCCGCGGATTCCGGGCCCAGCGTCCGATGGCCGGCGCGGCCGCGACGAAGAGCAGGCTCACCCACACGCAGTGCAGGCCGAGCAGGAACGTGGGCGGCGTCGTGTTCGAGAACGTCTCGGTGCCCGTGACCACCAACGGCACGTCGTACGGGCCCAGAACCACGGCCGCCACCGCCCCCGCGAAGGCGAGCGCCGCGACGACGAGCGCGGCCGGCACCGGGATCATCCGCCGCGCGTAGGCGACGCCGATGACGACGGGGATCAACCACACGATCAGGAAGTTCGGGAATCCCCACTCGATCGCGCCGGTCGCGAGCCGCGCACCGTCGACCAGGGCCGCCGCGGCGAGCAGCCCGGTCACGATCCCGGCCAGCGCGCCGGCCGAACACCGCATGAGGACCGGAACGAAGGCAAGGACCAGGAGGTACACGCCGATGAACCACAGCAGCGCGACGGACTCGCCACCGAGGCGCGCGGCGCTCGACTCCCCCAGCAGCATCCGCGTCGCGCCCAGCGCGAGCGTCCAGAAGGCGAGGTACCAGAACACGGGCCGGGCCAGCCGCTGCGCCCGGGCGAGGAGCCACCCGCCCCACGGCGTTCCCGGCTTCAGCCCGTAGGCCGACGACGCCGCGCCGGCGAGGAAGAAGAGGGGCATGACCTGCAGCACCCAGGTGATCGGCTGCAGCGCGGGTTGCGCGCCGAGGGTGTTGCCCACCCACACGCCCGACGGGGTGACGGTGGCGAGCAGGAGCACGCAGTGGCCGAACATGACGACGAGGAGGCTCGCGAGGCGGGCGACGTCGATCGCCCGATCACGGGCGTCCGGGGTGCCGTCCAGGACGGCGGCGCGGGCGGGCAGGAATCTCATGGTCACCATGCTTCCGGTGCGGGCGCCGTCATGGATGAGTAGTCCTACCCGGAACCGGTGAGGACCTATCCCCGATTCTGCACGCGCGAGCTCGCGTACAGGCAGATCGACGCTGCGGTCGCGAGGTTGAGCGACTCGGCGCGGCCGCGGATGGGAATGGCGACGCGGTGGTCCGCGAGGGCCTGGAGCTGTCCCGGCAGGCCGTGGGCCTCGTTGCCGAACAGCCAGGCGGTGGGGCCGGCGAGCAGGTCGTCGGCGTCGTCGAGCGAGACCTCGCCGTCGGCGGCGGTGGCGAGCACCGTCAGGCCCGAGTCCTTGAGCTGCACGATCGCGGCGGCGGCGTCGCGCTCCTGCACGACCGGCAGGTGGAAGACCGATCCGGCCGAGGCCCGCACGACCTTGCCGTTCATCGGATCGACCGCATCGCCCGCGAGCAGCACGGCGTCGGCGCCGACGGCGTCGGCGACCCGGATGACGGTGCCGGCGTTGCCGGGCTCGGCGACGTCGACGGGGACCGCGACCAGCCGCGCACCGTCGGGCACGACGGCCTGCGGCAGCGCCCGGCAGACCGCCACGATCCCGGGCGGGGTGACGGTGTCCGACAGCCCCCGCATGGCGCGGTCGGTCACATACGCCACGCGTGCGGTGAGCAGTTCCGGATACCGCTCGGCCCCCTCCTCGGTGACGAAGAGCTCGTCGACGAGTCCGGCCTCGAGCGCGGAGGTGACGGCATTGGAGCCCTCGGCGAGGAACAGTCCGGCCTTACGGCGGCCGGCGGCGCGCAGGAGCTTGGATGCAGCAACGACCCGCGGGGTCCGCTCCGTGAAGAGCTGGTCCGCGGGTCGTTGCGAGTGGTCTGCCAAGTTACGCGACGGGCGCGTTCACGTCGGCCGGGAGCGCCTTGCGGGCGATCTCGACGAGCGCGGTGAAGGCGGCCGGATCGGAGACGGCGATCTCGGCGAGGTTCTTGCGGTCGACCTCGACGCCGGCCAGGGTCAGGCCCTGGATCAGACGGTTGTAGGTCAGGTCGTTGGCCCGCGCGGCGGCGTTGATACGCGTGATCCACAGCCTGCGGAAGTCGCCCTTGCGCGCACGACGGTCGCGGTACGCGTAGGTGAGCGAGTGGAGCTGCTGCTCCTTGGCCTTGCGGTAGAGGCGCGACCGCTGACCGCGGTAGCCCTTCGAGGCCTCGAGGATGGAACGACGCTTCTTCTGAGCGTTCACTGCGCGCTTGACGCGTGCCATAGGTCTTCGTCCTTACGTGATGAAAAGTTCGAGCGGGTACCGGGAGCGGCTTACTTGCCGAGCAGCTTCTTGACGCGACGCACATCGGCGGGCGCGACCTCGGCCACACCGTCGAGGCGACGGGTCACGCGCGAGCTCTTGTGCTCGAGCAGGTGGCGACGGCCGGCCTTCTGGCGCAGGACCTTGCCGCTCCCCGAGAGCTTGAAGCGCTTCGAGGTACCGCTGTGGGACTTGTTCTTCGGCATGTGTTTCGTCTCTCTGTCTTGTTCGTTCGCCGGGCGCGACGTGCGTCGCTACTCGGCCGAAGCCTCGGGCGCGGCGGGCCGCGCCGCCGGGGCTTCCTTGTCCTGCTGCGCCTTGGCGCGGGTCTTCGCACCCTTGTGCGGGGCGAGGACCATGGTCATGTTGCGCCCGTCCTGCTTCGCCGACGTCTCGACGAAGCCGTACTCGGCGACATCGGCGCCGAGGCGCTGCAGCAGACGGAAACCGAGTTCCGGACGCGACTGCTCGCGGCCGCGGAACATGATCGTGACCTTCACCTTGGAGCCCTGCTCCAGGAACCGGACGACGTGACCCTTCTTGGTCTCGTAGTCGTGGTCATCGATCTTCGGACGGAGCTTCTGCTCCTTGATCACGGTCAGCTGCTGGTTCTTCCGCGACTCGCGCAGCTTCTGCGCCGCCTCGTACTTGAACTTGCCGTAGTCCATGATCTTGCACACGGGCGGGCGGGCGTTCGGCGCGACCTCGACCAGGTCGAGATCAGCCTCGTACGCCAGCTTGAGCGCATCTTCAACTCGCACGATCCCGACCTGCTCGCCGCCGGGGCCGACGAGTCGGACCTCGGGAACGCGGATCTGACCGTTGGTGCGTGTCTCAGTGCTGATGGGGCCTCCTTGAATAGGTGCTCGTGTCTCGTTGCGAGCGGTCTTCACTCGTAGACCGCCGCGCAGCCGACGAGGCCCACCAAGTCCCACACAGCGAAAAGGCCCCGACCAGACGTTTCGCCTGGCGGGGCCCACACCGACCGATTCGGGCCGCGCCGGCGTGCACCGACGATCGACCTCTCCTGTAACAAGGAGACCGCCACGGGCATTCCTCACGGAAACCGCGGCGGCGACCGGACCAGCCGACCGAAGATCGACGTGGTGGGAGTGGACTCCACTTGCTGCCCCGGACAGAGCCGGAGCGGTCGCACATGACAGTGTAGCAGTCGTGAGTGAGAATCCGAATTCGTCCCCCGAGCCCGACACCCTGGAACGCCTGGTCGCGGAGTCGCCGTCGATCGAGGTCATCTCGAGCGCGTGGATGCTGCTGATGAGCGCGGCGGCGGAGAAGCTCGGCCTGACGTCCGCGGAGGGCGACGAAGCCGGCTTCGACCCGCGCGAGAGCCCGCACTTCGACCTCGATGAGGCGCGACGCCTGATCACCGCGCTCGCCGGACTGACGACCGCCTCGGTCGAGTACCTCGGGCCGCACGCAGGCCCGTACCGCGACGGCCTCAAGTCGCTGCAGCTCGCGTTCCGCGAATACAGCAGTTACCCCGACGAGCCGGGGCAGGGCCCGGGCGAGAAGTACACGGGACCGGTGTACAGCTAACCCTCAGGGTTAACCCCCAAACACACCCTGACCTGTGTAAATAGGTCTAGTGTTCCAGGTCACACCGGGCGTACCGTCCAGGCATGAAACGGATGAGAACGCTCGCGGCCGGCGTATTGGTCGCTGCAGGAGTCATGGCCCCACTCGGGGGCGTCACCGCCGCGACAGCGACGGCCGCCCCGACCCCCGCGGTCTCGCACCCCGGGCACGGGTGGTGCGAACCGGGACGCTGGGTCGGCGGCCACTGGAGTCAGGGCCGCTGGCACAACGGCTGGTGGTCACCCGGCTATTGGCGGCCCGGCTGGGTGGACCGCTGGGGCTGGCATCCGGGTTACTGGGTGCAGCCCCGCTGGAATCCGGGCTGGTGGGAGCAGGGGCGTTGGGTACCGGGCCGGTGGGAACCCGGGCGCTGCTACCCGCACCG
Proteins encoded in this window:
- a CDS encoding acyltransferase family protein is translated as MVTMRFLPARAAVLDGTPDARDRAIDVARLASLLVVMFGHCVLLLATVTPSGVWVGNTLGAQPALQPITWVLQVMPLFFLAGAASSAYGLKPGTPWGGWLLARAQRLARPVFWYLAFWTLALGATRMLLGESSAARLGGESVALLWFIGVYLLVLAFVPVLMRCSAGALAGIVTGLLAAAALVDGARLATGAIEWGFPNFLIVWLIPVVIGVAYARRMIPVPAALVVAALAFAGAVAAVVLGPYDVPLVVTGTETFSNTTPPTFLLGLHCVWVSLLFVAAAPAIGRWARNPRVWYPVAVGNGGAMTLYLWHIPAIAVAAFSLHSVGIDAVDPAQPGFWGVMALRAAVFAVVMLALFVLLSPLEHRPLPWWDARVGASGERGALVGGLVCAAGAAALLMAKEGLGSSTGWQALAVFLSALVLARAAASSGVGRPDQAPSLTRTVVAGRGEAPSDA
- a CDS encoding TrmH family RNA methyltransferase, which encodes MADHSQRPADQLFTERTPRVVAASKLLRAAGRRKAGLFLAEGSNAVTSALEAGLVDELFVTEEGAERYPELLTARVAYVTDRAMRGLSDTVTPPGIVAVCRALPQAVVPDGARLVAVPVDVAEPGNAGTVIRVADAVGADAVLLAGDAVDPMNGKVVRASAGSVFHLPVVQERDAAAAIVQLKDSGLTVLATAADGEVSLDDADDLLAGPTAWLFGNEAHGLPGQLQALADHRVAIPIRGRAESLNLATAASICLYASSRVQNRG
- the rplT gene encoding 50S ribosomal protein L20, with amino-acid sequence MARVKRAVNAQKKRRSILEASKGYRGQRSRLYRKAKEQQLHSLTYAYRDRRARKGDFRRLWITRINAAARANDLTYNRLIQGLTLAGVEVDRKNLAEIAVSDPAAFTALVEIARKALPADVNAPVA
- the rpmI gene encoding 50S ribosomal protein L35 yields the protein MPKNKSHSGTSKRFKLSGSGKVLRQKAGRRHLLEHKSSRVTRRLDGVAEVAPADVRRVKKLLGK
- the infC gene encoding translation initiation factor IF-3 — protein: MKTARNETRAPIQGGPISTETRTNGQIRVPEVRLVGPGGEQVGIVRVEDALKLAYEADLDLVEVAPNARPPVCKIMDYGKFKYEAAQKLRESRKNQQLTVIKEQKLRPKIDDHDYETKKGHVVRFLEQGSKVKVTIMFRGREQSRPELGFRLLQRLGADVAEYGFVETSAKQDGRNMTMVLAPHKGAKTRAKAQQDKEAPAARPAAPEASAE
- a CDS encoding recombinase RecA, whose product is MSENPNSSPEPDTLERLVAESPSIEVISSAWMLLMSAAAEKLGLTSAEGDEAGFDPRESPHFDLDEARRLITALAGLTTASVEYLGPHAGPYRDGLKSLQLAFREYSSYPDEPGQGPGEKYTGPVYS